One window of Triplophysa rosa linkage group LG8, Trosa_1v2, whole genome shotgun sequence genomic DNA carries:
- the LOC130557734 gene encoding uncharacterized protein LOC130557734, translating to MSNPKTTRELVGAVELAEASFARDAGERERMAPRRGRRPPESTPRPESRPAAPDPVDEPMPTEQPFPGARAWMAGCAVHQSVPRGAPTRVIQVGKRTYRALLDSGSAITLVQPAVVRPLPESKATVPITCINGDTQYVASRRVAITAEPGTWQVEVGIVPDLPVPVVLGRDWPGFERLLATTVREVRNGGCRRRRRGPKPRDQQQSLLATGSDREGECHRPPPNVFLDLFQQVRVLDGKDRLPTPHPLPHFVVKNGLLYCVAERRGEVKHLLVVPRTKTEAVLELAHSHPMAGHLGAQNTLQRIRDRFHWPGIDRDVKGFCQSCPTCQRKSPRHPPPSPLIPMPIIEVPFGRIGMDLVGPLPKSARGHEHILVIVDYATRYPEAIPLRKATAKNIAKELFLMFSRVGIPAEILTDQGTPFMSRMMNDLCQLLRIQQLRTSVYHPQTDGLVERFNQTLKRMLRRVVTEDRRDWDLLLPYVLFGIREVPQASTGFTPFELLLGRQPRGLLDIAREAWEQQPAPHQTVIEHVREMRERIDRVMPLVQQHLAEAQRAQQRSYDRPNQAREFQPGDRVLVLVPTSTSKFLASWQGPYTVVERVGLVTYRLRQPGRRKEEKVYHINLLKKWTAPREQMAAFAQEAEPVVDLGKQLSAPQKTELEALIRQYRDVFTESPGRTQVIQHEIHTAPGVVVRQRPYRVPEARRKAIEEEVQRMLQLGVIEVSRSPWSSPIVMVPKQDGTLRFCNDYRKLNEVSSFDGYPMPRVDELLDRLGRARYISTLDLTKGYWQVPLAADAKEKTAFSTPNGHWQYRVLPFGLHGAPATIQRMMNIILRPHQQYAAAYIDDVVIHAESWEAHLERLRRVFDELRRAGLTANPKKCHLGLSEAKFLGYQIGRGLIRPQEKKVEAVRSAARPTTKTQVRAFLGLAGYYRCFIPHFSSIASPLTDLTKKGQPETLVWTAKAEAAFRDLKRALTSSPVLYAPDFGCQFILQTDASDTGLGAVLSQVLEGEEHPVTYISRKLSPAETRYAAVEKEALAVKWAVLELRYYLLGRSFTLITDHAPLQWMARAKDTNARVTRWFLALQDFHFTVQHRAGASNGNADGLSRMWCGWAGLSGDTSLPPLLAPLGNHRSHRDTRSTLGGGECDGGTGPGSASPGKRPGS from the exons ACCTACCGGGCACTCCTCGACTCAGGCAGCGCGATCACATTGGTTCAGCCGGCCGTGGTCCGGCCGCTGCCCGAGAGCAAGGCGACTGTTCCCATCACCTGTATCAACGGCGACACCCAGTACGTAGCGTCTCGACGAGTAGCCATCACCGCAGAGCCAGGGACTTGGCAGGTGGAGGTGGGCATCGTCCCGGACCTCCCGGTGCCGGTGGTACTTGGCCGGGATTGGCCCGGATTCGAGCGCCTCTTGGCCACCACAGTACGGGAGGTGCGGAACGGAGGGTGCCGCCGAAGACGTCGTGGGCCAAAACCCCGAGACCAGCAGCAGTCCCTACTGGCCACCGGAAGCGACCGAGAGGGTGAGTGCCACCGTCCCCCTCCTAACGTGTTTTTGGATTTGTTCCAGCAG GTCCGAGTCCTGGATGGGAAAGATCGACTCCCCACGCCTCACCCTCTTCCCCACTTCGTGGTCAAGAACGGCCTGCTCTACTGTGTCGCGGAGCGGCGGGGGGAGGTTAAACATCTCTTAGTGGTGCCGAGGACCAAGACGGAAGCTGTGCTCGAGCTAGCCCACTCCCATCCAATGGCCGGCCACCTGGGAGCTCAGAACACATTGCAACGGATCCGAGACAGGTTCCACTGGCCAGGGATCGACAGGGACGTCAAGGGTTTTTGCCAGAGTTGTCCTACATGCCAGCGGAAATCGCCTCGGCACCCACCCCCCAGCCCACTGATTCCGATGCCCATCATCGAGGTACCCTTCGGCCGGATCGGCATGGACCTGGTAGGGCCATTGCCGAAGTCCGCCCGAGGTCATGAACATATCCTGGTCATTGTGGATTACGCGACGAGATACCCAGAAGCCATCCCACTCCGGAAAGCAACGGCCAAAAACATCGCCAAGGAGTTATTCCTGATGTTCAGCCGGGTGGGTATCCCCGCTGAGATCCTGACGGACCAGGGCACTCCTTTCATGTCCCGGATGATGAACGACCTCTGCCAGCTTTTACGGATCCAGCAGCTCCGAACGTCAGTGTACCATCCTCAGACCGACGGGCTGGTCGAACGGTTCAACCAGACCCTGAAACGGATGCTCCGCCGAGTGGTGACGGAAGACAGGCGAGACTGGGACCTCCTGCTGCCCTACGTCCTCTTCGGAATTCGGGAAGTTCCCCAGGCATCCACAGGATTCACCCCGTTTGAACTGCTGTTAGGGCGGCAGCCACGGGGACTACTGGATATCGCCCGAGAAGCGTGGGAGCAGCAGCCTGCACCGCACCAGACGGTGATCGAACACGTCAGGGAGATGCGTGAGAGGATCGACCGGGTGATGCCTCTGGTGCAACAACACCTGGCGGAGGCCCAGCGCGCCCAACAGAGGTCGTATGACCGGCCCAACCAGGCCAGAGAATTCCAACCCGGGGATCGGGTACTTGTCCTCGTGCCCACTTCCACGTCGAAGTTCCTGGCGTCCTGGCAAGGGCCTTACACCGTCGTGGAGAGGGTAGGGCTGGTCACATACCGACTCCGTCAGCCGGGACGAAGGAAGGAGGAAAAGGTATATCACATCAACCTACTCAAGAAGTGGACCGCGCCTCGGGAGCAGATGGCTGCCTTCGCCCAGGAAGCCGAACCAGTTGTGGACCTAGGAAAGCAGCTGTCGGCTCCCCAGAAAACGGAGCTGGAGGCCCTGATCCGTCAATACCGGGATGTGTTCACGGAGAGCCCGGGGAGGACTCAGGTCATCCAACACGAGATTCACACGGCCCCGGGAGTCGTCGTGCGGCAACGGCCCTACCGCGTACCGGAAGCCCGTCGGAAGGCTATCGAAGAGGAGGTACAACGGATGCTTCAACTAGGGGTCATCGAAGTTTCCCGTAGCCCGTGGTCCAGCCCAATCGTGATGGTCCCAAAGCAAGACGGCACCCTCCGGTTCTGTAATGACTACCGCAAGCTAAATGAGGTCTCTTCGTTTGATGGCTACCCCATGCCACGGGTGGACGAGCTGCTCGACCGCCTCGGTAGGGCTCGGTACATTTCGACACTAGACCTCACCAAAGGTTATTGGCAAGTACCTCTAGCAGCTGACGCCAAGGAGAAGACCGCCTTCAGCACCCCCAACGGTCACTGGCAGTACCGAGTCCTACCGTTTGGCCTACACGGAGCCCCCGCGACAATCCAAAGAATGATGAACATTATACTCCGGCCCCACCAGCAATACGCCGCAGCCTATATTGACGATGTGGTAATCCATGCAGAAAGCTGGGAAGCACACCTCGAACGGCTCCGGAGGGTGTTCGACGAGCTGCGTCGGGCTGGACTCACAGCCAACCCCAAGAAGTGCCACCTGGGTCTTTCTGAAGCCAAGTTCCTGGGGTATCAGATCGGCCGGGGACTCATCAGGCCGCAAGAGAAGAAAGTGGAGGCTGTAAGATCGGCGGCCCGGCCGACGACCAAGACCCAGGTACGAGCATTTCTGGGGTTGGCGGGCTACTACCGTTGCTTCATTCCACACTTCTCTTCGATAGCCAGCCCCCTGACAGACCTGACGAAGAAGGGACAACCTGAGACCCTGGTCTGGACGGCCAAGGCAGAGGCCGCATTCCGGGACCTGAAGCGAGCCCTCACCTCATCCCCAGTCCTGTATGCCCCGGACTTCGGCTGTCAGTTCATCCTACAGACAGACGCCTCCGATACGGGGCTGGGGGCTGTCCTATCGCAGGTCCTGGAAGGGGAGGAACATCCAGTCACATATATAAGCCGTAAGCTATCCCCTGCCGAGACCCGATACGCCGCCGTGGAGAAAGAGGCCCTGGCCGTGAAGTGGGCAGTCCTGGAGCTGCGCTACTACCTTCTGGGCCGAAGCTTCACGCTTATCACAGACCACGCACCCCTGCAGTGGATGGCCCGCGCGAAAGACACCAACGCCCGGGTGACGCGCTGGTTCCTCGCGCTCCAGGACTTCCACTTCACAGTGCAACATCGTGCTGGGGCCTCAAACGGCAACGCGGACGGCCTGTCTCGGATGTGGTGTGGCTGGGCAGGTCTGTCAGGCGACACTTCCCTCCCACCCCTTCTAGCGCCCCTAGGAAACCACAGGAGCCACCGGGACACCAGGTCGACGCTTGGGGGGGGGGAGTGTGACGGGGGTACAGGTCCAGGATCAGCGTCACCTGGGAAACGGCCCGGCAGCTAA